Genomic window (Syngnathus typhle isolate RoL2023-S1 ecotype Sweden linkage group LG4, RoL_Styp_1.0, whole genome shotgun sequence):
TCATCGATTCAGTCAGTGACGTGAAATATTCTGCCCATCAAAGTGGatgttaaatattttaaaagcatgtattttgtattttttgcccTTCCTATTGCTTTCCACGATGACAATATGAAGGAATAAGAGCAAAAGAAATGAACTTCATGGTTAGCTTTCTCCTGAACTCCATTTCCTGCTCTAATTTCCCCTCCTCCTCTCGTTATTGTCGATGACTAGGGTGTTAATGATTGCATCTGGCGGTGCCACAAATTAATTCCTGCCTCTCTGGCAAAAAGCTGTTCCCCACCTGATTATGCAAAGCAGGCCTACATTCGCTCTCTTTGAAGTGGAGTGGAGGAGAAGCTGCTTCCAAATTCCCCCCTCGAGGAACCGCCGGCAACACGGGGAACATCAACAAAGCGGAGTTCAGGCAAAGGTCAGGAAGATGGCCGACCGTTTTGTAGCCTCGCTTATCACCTCGTATCGTCCACGTATCCTTCGCTTTACCGAAGACGAGATCGGGCCGCTGGATTTCAAAGAAGGTCAGCAGAAGTAGAGCAGCCCGAGAAATGGACTCAATCGTGTGTGTTCGAGGTGGATTGGAAAAGATGCCGgccgagggagggggggggaaagaaaaacatcccaggaaaagaaaaaaaaaacggtatactgcTTATTAGGTTTgttcaataccgtttttttttattccccagACTGATACCGATACGAGTATTCAACTTTTTATTCGTCACCAAGTACCATCACTACTAGTACTTGTGatacagatttttttaaatctatacaAATATCtataaaaatgtaattgtgTGGATCTGACAGAGATTTATGCCTTTAGTTACGGATCATAAAACCAATACGAGAGCACTGATACCTTGAAACAAGGCCGGGTATTGATTCGATACCTGGTATCGGCATTCGCCCATCCCTTCTGCTTATCATTGAAAATTCCAAAACGCACAGACTTGTCATATGATTTGGACTCATTACAAAATACAGCaactttttcttcttatttttctcATCAAGTCAAagatgttgctaggcagaatttctAGGGTGGAGGCCGAGGATTGCAGCTCCCAACCCAAACTCATTCCTTCGGGTTACAATGCGTGAATCTTAATGGCATAAATCATCCACATGCAGTTGTAGTGTTTGGCActtctccaaagtggacctcGTCCACTAGTGCCACTTTAATGCTGAGAAGATAGAATGCTGCATTCAAGGACATTTTAGTTGTTCAGGTCGAGAGTTGCACTGACCACTCTGGCGTGACGGCAGCGTTGAGGTAATGagcttctgggggggggggatgatagAACTTGATGACTTGTTGAAAGGTGTATAATTTGATGTAGTGCTACTTAAAAGTGCTGCTAATTTTGTGTAGGACAGCAACGGGGGAGCTTTAACTTCATGACATGATTACCGCTCTTACATTTTCTGCTCGAACGAGACCGCGTGCGTTCGAGACCCCATCAACAACTTCTGCCAAAGTACTGCTGCCACTTTATTTTGATAAAAGTGTGCCACTTTGACTAAAGACTCACGCCCTCAAGACCGATTATTTAAATTTAAGGGAACAATCAAAACAAGAAGTCATGTGCAAAAAGAAACTCTAATTCAGTCTTTAATTGACAATAAAGGGAATACAGCATCTCTAAATTATCGGGATACTTTTGGAGGAAAATTGGAATGTCTCTATTTCCTCTTTCTTAGCCGAGCCAGAAACATGGGCCCCCAAGTTTTACGAGGCTGGGGCACGACGAGGATGCCCAGTTTGCGGTCGTACGAGGACGAGCCGCTGCAACGTGGCTGGGTGTTGGGTCCCGGCCCGCGGCCAGCGGAGCTAAATGCGAAGTAGTTCGATAAAGGAAGCGCAATCTCCTCCCAGAGGTCCTCGGGTTGGGCTTCGGGGCAGTCTCTGAGCACGGCCTCGACCACGGCAAAATTCTCGGCGCTGGACAAGGTGCATGTTGAATAGACCACCGTGCCCCCCGGACGCACCGCTGACAGTGCAGACCTGCGAGGGAGAAGATCAACAACGCACTTCAAGACAAATAGCCTGACAAAAAACTTTTCGCAACATTTTCATCCTACGCTTAGCAGCCGTCGCGTTACGTGCGTGGAATGCCGATCGGGGAGGCGCTCGTTTTTCCGCTGGCTAAAAGCCGTTCCTAATTTTCTGCCTGGCGTGGATGAATATTTCAGAAGCTCAGAGTATGACGCAGTGCATAATGCAACTTCGATAATAAACACATTACGTTAAATGATTAGCTCTCCGACGTCTTTCTAATTATTTTGATTGACCTACAGGCCAGTGATTGCAATTGAGTGACTCGAATGTAATTTCACTCATtcattagaaataaaaaaataaaaaagggattCTCATGAAGACATGATTTGTCATTTTGGAGTTGGAAAAAGTTGCAAATGAAACGTGTGACTCGCCGTAGCAGTTGGAGCTGGAGTTGCGGCAGCCTGCCTCTCTCCTTTAACCTCTGTTCCACCTGCTGGCCAGCAGACGAGAACAGCCAGCTCCTGTCATTGGAGCACGGAGCGTCAACCAGGACCTGTCACACGCGCGGCGACATACGCAAGTGAGATGTTGTTCATGCTCCGCTGCTAATCCAGCTTTTCCGTTGATTTGCTCAAAGCCGCTCAGCATGCGTTTCCAGACGTGAAAAGATATGTCACCCACCAAAAATAGGCTCTTGActcattgtgcttttttttttttagtgttggttcttattatttttgtaaaacAATCAACTCAAAGGTTTGCTTACTTTATCATAAGTCCCCGCCTGGCTTTGCCCGAAGGAGCGTCCGTCCCGGTCTGAGACAACCACTCGGCCGCTCAATGAGCGAGGCAGGAAAGACTCCAAGGTTTTCATCAGCCTGTCGCGTCTGTGCCCGTCGGGTTCGTTACAGCAAaggaatgctggaaaaaaagaacagcTTCAGAAAATCAGAATAACAGCGGCggattataaaatatatatgtacaccTcgtcaagattaaaaaaaaaagaaggctgtGTGAGGTGCAGCTCAGTACATTGGAATATTGCATAACATGATGTAATATATgaatatttcactttttttttcaaaatacgtTTTTGATTATTAGATTTTAAGGTATTGAACCCCCTTatctaaatataaatattgagaaatgtaataaaaaaaaaataatgtcgaAATTAGGAAGCGATTTTCCCAAGTGTTGACACGTTTGACTTTTCgaatattttcttttcccccacAACATTCTAATTTACTGACCTGAAGTATATACTGtctatcaagaaaaaaaaatggtttccgttgtgtgttttttaaatgCACTAAAGTTGCCCAGCTCTGTTAGAGGATTAATTGTTAAAAGGCTGCTTAAGTGCAGCCGAGTCACCTGGGGTCGCGCACTGCATAATAGCAAAAGCTTTCCCCCCGGGAGCAGCGCAAAGATCCAGAACCTTCTCTCCATCTCGCACTTGCAAAGCCAGCACCGGGAGCACGGAGGCGGCGTTGAGAAGGTAGTACTGCTTCAGCTGGCCGGCCCGATGAGCCTGCGACGGAAAACGCAGCGGGCGGGGGTGCAAATAACACTGCAGCCACGAGGACGGCGGACCCAAAGCGCCGTCCCGTTGAGGCCGCTGAATGGCAGCAGGAGAGCTGTCGTCAAGATGGGAGTTCTCACTTGGACGCTTGGAGGGAGAGCCTTTGGAGGTTTGACATTCAGCACCGAACACAGACGGTGTCAGGGCTTCTTTCTGAGGCAGTAGCGCCGAAAAGCCTTTTGACAAGAGGACACGCTTGACGTCTGTCACTACAGTAAAGCGATTGAGCAACACCCCGTACTGCCAAGACGACGGGTCGAGCAGCACCGATCTGTCAAACGGTAGCAGTAAGCAAAAATTGGAGGCCGTGCGTCAATATCGAAAACTCGACTGACCTCGCAGATGTCCACGATTCCCCGAGCTCTTTGTGGTACTGATGGTCAAAATAGTCCAAAATTAGCTGGCATGAAGAGCGCTCCTTTTTACTTGTTCTGCTCACCTGTTAAGAAAAGAATGCAGACAGTTTCTTATTTCGACCTATCGTTTTAAAGGGGCTTGATAGCAGCGTTCCACGGGAAATTTTATACAGGGATGAGTCATCCATCCGAGGAACCTTATTTGATCCCCTACCAGGAGGAGGCAAGTAAACATTTTGACATTCAGAGAATCCTCCCGCTAGCACAGTCAGgtgcttttgtgttttggtcTAGAGTACATTTACACAAACAAACTGGACAGTGGTCAATTTACTGTTATGCAAGCTTTGTATTGTGCTGACGTTCTCAACGTTGGGTACGAGTATCATCGGTGGTGCATAATGCTGCTGGATCAGAATTTTCTGCAGGGGATGAATACTGTTAAGTCTCTATCTTATATAATATAACAGTGTCAAACATTTTATTATGTAACTGATGGACTGACTCTTCtactatataaaaataaaagactgAGCAATATcgccatttttttaatttgattttttttaaactcggcTTTTAGAAACAAGTCGATCGAAATGTTTTTAGGTTATTACGGTCGTTTAAATGGACAACTTTCCAGGCGTGAAGCGGTGGCGACATCTGCTGGAGGTAGTTTGAAACAACATGCACTCACATTGCGTTAAACACTATTTTGTGACCACGCTGAATTTGACTAAAAGTATTATTCATCGGTGTCCATAGCATAAAAAAATGAGTAACAATCGTTAAATCGTTAAAGAATAATAGTGAAATAAACTAAGTCGCCGCCTTTGTTTACCTGAAGTGAGGCTCGTTTTGGCTTCTTGTGTTTTAGAACCGCATCGTGATCAAGTAACGAACACAAAAGTCTCGGCGTTAGCTTTCCACTTGTATCATTTAATGTCTTACGTAAATACGCtgaaaatgcaaacatttgttCCATCCATGTAAAGCAAAGAAGCTCATGGGTGAACGCAAACGTAATAACCGGTGACTCCCGGTTCAAGATGGCGGCTGGGTTTGCAATGCGCTCAACCAGCAGAGTCCCCCTAGCGGTGACCTCAGGGACGCCACTGACACCGGAAGTCAACCCGGAGGACATCGCGCATGCGCAATCCTCTCGTGCGTTCGACCTCCACTCGTCACCGGTAAGGGCTAATCTCTTCTCTCTTAGcgctttttaaattattatttaaaaacgaTATCTATCCCCCGTGCGCTCCATATTAATTTCAAACAAGCGACATTGTTGAATATTCTCCTCGCTCTTGTTGTTGGCAACCACCTTTTCGATTGCGCTGACCTTTCTTCTGCATGCGTACTCTGCACTAGCGTTTTTCTCATCATGTCGCAAGTTGTCTCCAGAATGTGCACTTGATGTTTAAAATGGATTTCGTTTGTCATTGTGCAGATCTTAATCACCTCCAGCTCCGGTGCTTGACCCGACTCCAACGTCCTGTCGTGATGTATGCCTGCGCCAAGTTCGTCTCAACGCCCAGTTTGGTGAGGCTCCACAAAGCGAATGGAAACGACAACGCGAATGTGTCATTTTTTAGTCAATGGCAGATGCATTAGTTTAATGTTTTTCGCACTTGCCAGCTTTGTTGCTCTGCCAAAGGAGCTAAAGAGTTAGCCTATGCTAAAGAGTTAGCCTGTCTGAACAAGGACGACTCAACGTGCAGAGGTGTGCACTTGTTTGCGCCATCCAAATTTTAGTCGATATAAAAATCCCACATTAAATTAAATCAATAATTATAACTCTGCGTGGCACAATCAGATGAGGAGTCAATACGTTGTTAGTACTGCTATAAATGGAGGCTATGTTGTATACAATTGTTCTAAATTTAATGTGACCCACAGCACGCAGCTCTATTAGATGATTAGTAATTATACTTCAGCACtgatttaattaattattatgaTTTTTGTCCCCCTTTTTCTAGATCCGCGCGGGATCTCGGGCTCTGTACAGGCCACTATCAGCAGCTGTGGTGTCCGATGCCAAGAGGGCAGAGGTGAGCAGCAGTTTGTTAAGCTAATGGCATTTTCATCAGATGGGATTTGATGTGCATTATTCAGAAGAACAGCCAAAGTGCTTTTGAGTGGTTGGCCTCGAAATGGAAATGATTTCATGTCGAAGGACCCGAAGCGaggaaaataacaaaaagaacCTGCTAACAAGCAAGCGTTTTGGAAAACACACTCATTTTATTGGATTGAAATTGTGCACTTGCTTTGTTTGTGATCTATTACCTTCTAGACTGCTGCACTGCTCCCACCACAAGGTGTCGCCACTTACCAGTCGCAGGTGGCGCTGCGCGGATTTCAGACCAGCGCAGTGAGTCGCGACATCGACACCGCTGCCAAGTTCATTGGAGCTGGAGCTGCCACGGTCGGAGTGGCCGGATCCGGAGCCGGTATTGGGACGGTGTTTGGTAGCCTCATCATTGGCTATGCTAGGTAAGACGACTTTTACCAACCTGCtccaaaacaaaagaagaaTATTGACTTGTGCGTGTTTATCTTCCCAGGAACCCTTCTCTGAAGCAGCAGCTGTTCTCCTACGCCATCCTGGGCTTTGCTCTCTCCGAGGCCATGGGTCTCTTCTGTCTGATGGTGGCGTTCCTCATTCTGTTTGCCATGTAATTCCTTCCAGGGACGTGCGTGTCACAAGATTTCCAACAACGAGCTGTTTGCACGTCCAGCCATGGTACAAGAACATAATTGTGGTGCTTAGTCCTCATTGTCTGTCATAATTTTGAACAGTTGGCAAAGCAACCATTTTTATGGCCTTTGCCATTTTATTGTATATttaatcaaatgttttttttttgttaaagatCTCATTAAAGAAAACATTGAGTCCATGAAGTTTGtgtgggtgtttttattcctgtgtTATGAAAATTTCAAGATTAAATTAAAATGGGATGTCACTCACAATTTGGTAATAATATTAAAGGGGGATAATTTAACCCAGGGCAGATGAATTAAATTGTCATGAAAGCAGTGTAGCTATGGGAAATACTTCAAAATGAATAGAAAACACTATAATGACAAAACTACAGATAGGTTcatgtaaaaaatataaatcGGAAATGTTCTTGGTCAGCAAAGATGGCCTTGCAAACCTGGACCATTTGTCATTTATATTTGTGAATGCTGAAATAAACAAACTATTTTCTAATGTGTTCCTGAGATCTTGTGGCAACATTTACACAatatattgggggggggggggtcaattacACTATTTTTTCTAATTTGGGTATTTAATCCCTGACATTCTGCACTACTTTTTAATCTTATAAAGACGTGCAAAGATttcaagagatttttttttaaattatttttaatttacaaCGTATTCTCTGAATCTTGATGTGCGTGACGTCAATGTTGGCCGACGCCTCGCCCCCGTTTTGTGCGTACCTGCTCCAGGGCGTGCCTTCACCTGCTGCACATCCTCTTACCTGATTGCGTCTGCAATATATTCCTCGCTTTGTCTCAAGCCTACCTTTTTCCTCTCATCCCACGTCAACTCAAAGTAAGAGCTGATTACCTTTTTCTACGTGTTTCATTTTGTGGCATGACTGCTGAACCTGTGCAAGGGCATACACTACAGAAACTTTACATTTGGGTGCTACACTTTGCACTTTGCGGAATACATAACTCATTCCATTTGCGGCAGGGTTAAATTCCCCACACGTGCAGCCAACCAGCAAATTCACCGAAGTGCTTATTTCCCATGTTAGGGTCTTACACATTGCACGATTCATGACTGATCAAACTTGCCAAGGTATCTGGATGTTGTACACTTGGGGAATATGCATACTGA
Coding sequences:
- the nsun3 gene encoding tRNA (cytosine(34)-C(5))-methyltransferase, mitochondrial; amino-acid sequence: MEQMFAFSAYLRKTLNDTSGKLTPRLLCSLLDHDAVLKHKKPKRASLQVSRTSKKERSSCQLILDYFDHQYHKELGESWTSARSVLLDPSSWQYGVLLNRFTVVTDVKRVLLSKGFSALLPQKEALTPSVFGAECQTSKGSPSKRPSENSHLDDSSPAAIQRPQRDGALGPPSSWLQCYLHPRPLRFPSQAHRAGQLKQYYLLNAASVLPVLALQVRDGEKVLDLCAAPGGKAFAIMQCATPAFLCCNEPDGHRRDRLMKTLESFLPRSLSGRVVVSDRDGRSFGQSQAGTYDKVLVDAPCSNDRSWLFSSAGQQVEQRLKERGRLPQLQLQLLRSALSAVRPGGTVVYSTCTLSSAENFAVVEAVLRDCPEAQPEDLWEEIALPLSNYFAFSSAGRGPGPNTQPRCSGSSSYDRKLGILVVPQPRKTWGPMFLARLRKRK
- the LOC133153058 gene encoding ATP synthase F(0) complex subunit C3, mitochondrial-like: MYACAKFVSTPSLIRAGSRALYRPLSAAVVSDAKRAETAALLPPQGVATYQSQVALRGFQTSAVSRDIDTAAKFIGAGAATVGVAGSGAGIGTVFGSLIIGYARNPSLKQQLFSYAILGFALSEAMGLFCLMVAFLILFAM